One window from the genome of Candidatus Woesearchaeota archaeon encodes:
- a CDS encoding MFS transporter — protein MLKKPHFLKRGYHSYYKYHKYDHLTRRNSPAGPAEYPADAEKNRREPTKNFRYIYSGQAFLSFAVSLIDPFITLFAYELGFMKSLIGIMTGLREFSTMLFSIVFAHLSDKMKRRKIFVLLGIFFWGLLFLPMINTRSIHLFFILVVGQGLVFSMSAPTWDAWFYEMTKKKNRANIVGNLHLIHYTFSFIASVSASLLLRFMGIQFLFLLGFLCMIMIIASLGRVKDAYESTKKRLVESNTFVLLRHYFSKQKALRQFTLLVFFWSLASTITLGFLSIYIVKDLGASNSFLALTVAVMVLSKLFTERIWEKAQARLGRKTCFIYGAVLTTLGLVGYAIAKDPILIVVANIVMGSGIGGFDMMGYLLMFDYVPEHNRAEYLAYFDTFTGIGSLLGPVIGGILASIFSISFIIVLSIIAELIVIPFFFILEDKAIN, from the coding sequence ATGTTAAAAAAGCCACATTTTCTGAAAAGAGGATATCATAGCTATTACAAGTACCATAAATATGACCATCTCACCAGACGAAACAGCCCAGCAGGTCCAGCTGAGTACCCTGCGGATGCAGAAAAAAACAGACGGGAACCAACCAAGAATTTCAGGTACATCTACTCAGGCCAGGCATTCCTTTCATTCGCAGTCTCTCTCATCGACCCTTTCATAACACTTTTTGCCTATGAGCTCGGATTCATGAAGAGCCTGATAGGGATAATGACAGGCCTGAGAGAGTTCAGCACAATGCTCTTCAGCATCGTGTTTGCGCACCTCTCAGACAAAATGAAAAGAAGGAAGATATTCGTACTGCTAGGCATCTTCTTCTGGGGGCTCCTATTCCTGCCGATGATAAACACGAGATCAATACACCTGTTCTTCATCCTCGTCGTAGGGCAGGGTCTCGTTTTCTCAATGAGCGCGCCGACCTGGGATGCATGGTTCTATGAGATGACAAAGAAAAAAAACAGAGCCAACATAGTGGGAAACCTGCATCTGATACATTACACCTTCTCATTCATCGCATCGGTCTCTGCAAGCCTGCTCCTCAGATTCATGGGCATCCAATTCCTCTTCCTACTCGGCTTCCTCTGTATGATAATGATAATAGCATCGCTGGGAAGAGTGAAGGACGCCTACGAATCAACCAAGAAAAGACTGGTCGAAAGCAACACCTTTGTGCTGCTCAGGCATTATTTCTCCAAACAGAAAGCTCTCAGGCAGTTCACTCTGCTCGTTTTCTTCTGGTCGCTCGCAAGCACAATAACCCTCGGGTTCCTGAGCATCTACATAGTCAAGGACCTGGGAGCGTCAAACAGCTTCCTGGCACTGACTGTCGCTGTCATGGTGCTGTCAAAGCTCTTCACAGAGAGGATATGGGAGAAGGCGCAGGCCAGGCTGGGCAGGAAAACATGCTTCATCTACGGGGCAGTCCTGACGACACTGGGGCTTGTCGGATATGCAATAGCCAAGGATCCGATACTAATTGTTGTAGCCAACATAGTCATGGGATCAGGAATAGGAGGATTTGACATGATGGGATATCTCCTCATGTTCGATTATGTGCCTGAGCATAACAGGGCAGAATACCTCGCATATTTCGACACATTCACAGGGATCGGCTCGCTCCTGGGGCCGGTAATCGGAGGGATACTGGCATCAATATTCAGCATATCCTTCATAATAGTGCTCTCAATAATCGCAGAACTGATAGTGATACCCTTCTTCTTCATCCTTGAAGACAAGGCCATCAATTGA